The Stappia sp. genome window below encodes:
- a CDS encoding ABC transporter substrate-binding protein, translated as MKKPSMLLAATLLAATAIVPLRSAPAVADTVLRLDEVAVGELDPGKASDYADSILMFNVYDTLVLPVQGGPGYAPHLAESWEMDGTDFVFKLRSDVSFQSGNPLTAEDVVFSFERMKALGQGLSFLFGKVESAAAVDEHTVRFTLTEAYSPFIASLVRLPIVDKKLVMENLGDGEGDMKDWGQAFLSANSAGTGAYSVSSHNPQAETVMQKNADYFLGVPEAAPDTVRLRYSLEASTVRTLIAQGEHDISSQWLPPEVMKALAADGAQLFTETGGGGFYIKMNTAKPPLDDVNCRLALAKAYDYATGLAMVSISDGVAQGSPSTGAVPVGMFGANPANQTLQRDVEAAKRHLADCRYDPSDFTLEISWIGEVPIEERFALLMQANFAEIGIKSEIRKIPWALFTEQVTTPETTPHISQIFANAVTGDPDTLLYPMYHSSVRGTWQSPEYLDDAQVDAALDKGRKAATPEAREVAYSELNDRLMEIAPTIYAYDRQSVFAASDRVKAPALQDPAKAFGLDGMGFSFRLMEMTGQ; from the coding sequence ATGAAAAAGCCTTCCATGCTTCTGGCCGCAACGCTTCTTGCCGCGACCGCGATCGTGCCGCTTCGCTCGGCGCCGGCGGTGGCGGACACCGTCCTTCGTCTCGATGAGGTCGCCGTTGGCGAACTCGATCCCGGCAAGGCGAGCGACTACGCCGACTCGATCCTGATGTTCAATGTCTATGACACCCTGGTGCTGCCCGTTCAGGGCGGGCCGGGCTATGCGCCGCATCTTGCCGAAAGCTGGGAGATGGACGGCACGGATTTCGTCTTCAAGCTGCGCTCCGATGTCAGCTTCCAGAGCGGCAATCCGCTCACCGCCGAGGATGTCGTGTTTTCCTTCGAGCGCATGAAGGCGCTGGGCCAGGGGCTTTCCTTCCTGTTCGGCAAGGTCGAGAGCGCCGCGGCCGTCGATGAGCACACGGTGCGCTTCACGCTCACCGAAGCCTATTCGCCTTTCATCGCGTCGCTGGTGCGCCTCCCGATTGTCGACAAGAAACTGGTGATGGAAAACCTGGGTGACGGCGAAGGCGACATGAAGGACTGGGGGCAGGCGTTCCTTTCCGCCAATTCCGCCGGCACCGGTGCCTATTCGGTCTCCTCGCACAATCCGCAGGCCGAAACCGTGATGCAGAAGAATGCCGACTATTTCCTCGGCGTCCCCGAGGCCGCACCGGATACGGTCCGTCTTCGCTACAGTCTCGAAGCGTCAACGGTGCGCACGCTGATCGCCCAGGGAGAACACGACATCTCCTCGCAGTGGCTGCCGCCCGAGGTGATGAAAGCGCTGGCCGCCGATGGCGCGCAACTGTTCACCGAGACCGGTGGCGGCGGCTTCTACATCAAGATGAACACCGCGAAACCGCCGCTGGACGATGTCAATTGCCGACTGGCTCTCGCCAAGGCCTATGACTACGCAACCGGCCTTGCGATGGTTTCGATCTCCGACGGCGTTGCCCAGGGCAGCCCCTCCACCGGTGCTGTTCCCGTCGGCATGTTCGGCGCCAATCCCGCGAACCAGACCCTGCAGCGGGATGTCGAGGCGGCGAAGCGGCATCTGGCGGACTGCAGATATGACCCTTCCGATTTCACGCTGGAGATCTCGTGGATCGGAGAGGTTCCCATCGAAGAACGTTTCGCACTTCTGATGCAGGCGAATTTCGCCGAGATCGGCATCAAGTCGGAAATCCGCAAGATTCCGTGGGCGCTCTTTACCGAGCAGGTGACCACCCCGGAAACGACCCCGCATATCTCGCAGATCTTCGCCAATGCGGTGACCGGCGATCCCGATACGCTGCTCTATCCCATGTATCATTCTTCGGTCAGGGGCACCTGGCAGTCTCCGGAATATCTGGACGACGCGCAGGTGGATGCGGCGCTCGACAAGGGCCGCAAGGCCGCCACGCCCGAGGCGCGCGAGGTCGCTTATTCGGAGCTCAATGACCGGCTGATGGAGATCGCGCCGACGATCTATGCCTACGACCGGCAGTCCGTCTTTGCGGCAAGTGACCGGGTGAAGGCCCCGGCGCTTCAGGACCCTGCCAAGGCGTTCGGCCTCGATGGCATGGGCTTCAGCTTCCGGCTCATGGAAATGACCGGTCAATAG
- a CDS encoding cupin domain-containing protein has protein sequence MAVETEISEHPTQLGKKLRRRRKELGLTLKEVADGAGLSVGFISQIERGIATPSLSSLVAVSQVLQVDVGHFLSQPVSGAALSRHDQRATYAISENSLTYERVSSSFPGNVLRSVIIHEPPGHRGEPIAHEGEEMIFVLKGAITVELEGESSILEENDSIHFQSSRTHATWNHTDEPAAVLWVGTMDVFGEDPGLRGLHSSAGETQDDKGEKK, from the coding sequence ATGGCGGTCGAGACCGAGATATCCGAGCATCCGACGCAGTTGGGCAAGAAGCTGCGCCGCCGGCGCAAGGAACTCGGTCTGACCCTGAAGGAGGTTGCCGACGGTGCGGGCCTGTCGGTCGGGTTCATCTCCCAGATCGAGCGGGGCATCGCCACGCCTTCGCTCTCCTCGCTGGTTGCGGTTTCCCAGGTGCTTCAAGTGGACGTCGGACACTTCCTGTCGCAACCGGTCTCGGGCGCGGCGCTGTCACGTCACGATCAACGTGCCACCTACGCCATCAGCGAGAACTCGCTCACCTACGAACGCGTCTCGTCTTCCTTCCCGGGCAATGTGCTGCGCAGCGTCATCATCCATGAGCCGCCGGGGCACCGGGGCGAGCCGATCGCCCATGAGGGCGAGGAGATGATCTTCGTTCTCAAGGGCGCGATCACGGTCGAGCTCGAGGGGGAGTCGAGCATCCTGGAGGAAAACGACTCCATCCATTTTCAGTCATCGCGCACGCATGCCACCTGGAACCACACGGACGAACCGGCGGCGGTTCTGTGGGTCGGCACGATGGACGTATTCGGCGAGGATCCGGGGCTTCGCGGGCTTCATTCCTCTGCCGGTGAAACCCAAGACGACAAAGGGGAAAAAAAATGA
- a CDS encoding helix-turn-helix transcriptional regulator: MAKPNTRPYSRYGLEAAELLGLLIHDARIERGLTVAEAAERAGISRGLVHRIEKGEMGCSIGAVFELAAIVGVPLFDAAPSTLTQHLATARSKLTLLPKKVRKSTKAVKDDF; encoded by the coding sequence ATGGCAAAGCCAAACACCCGCCCCTACTCCCGCTATGGGTTGGAAGCCGCAGAGCTGCTGGGGCTGCTGATTCACGACGCCCGCATTGAGCGTGGGCTGACGGTTGCCGAGGCTGCGGAGCGCGCAGGCATTTCGCGCGGGCTGGTCCACAGGATCGAAAAAGGTGAGATGGGCTGTTCCATCGGTGCCGTCTTCGAACTCGCGGCCATTGTCGGCGTACCGCTCTTTGACGCGGCCCCCTCCACCCTGACCCAGCACCTTGCAACGGCACGAAGCAAGCTGACCCTGCTGCCGAAGAAGGTCCGCAAAAGCACAAAGGCGGTGAAGGATGACTTCTAA
- a CDS encoding HipA domain-containing protein → MTSNPRRDEASREAYVWVWLPGATEPVVAGRLARYGENLIFNYGRSYLELEGAIPLYLPELPLQAGAIPPEAGLSMAGCLRDGAPDAWGRRVILNRTFGIKGKDADIGAIDELTYLLESGSDRIGAQDFQLSPTTYVPRSAQDATLEELLSAAEKVEKGIPLTPELDQALFHGSSLGGARPKAMIEDGDKKLIAKFPSSSDTYNVAKAEFIAMRLAAKTGLEVAPVRLIHVAGKDVLLVERFDRLHTDEGWQRKAMVSALTIFGLDEMMARYASYADLTEVIRHRFSAPKDTLRELFRRLVFNILCGNTDDHARNHAAFWDGKALTLTPAYDICPQSRAGNEASQAMLITGNNRRSTLATCMQAAPNFLLDKQTAAGIIQDMMSTVRTEWEATCNEASLSDVDRNLFWERIFLNPYIFEGSEGF, encoded by the coding sequence ATGACTTCTAACCCCCGCCGCGATGAGGCTTCAAGAGAAGCTTATGTCTGGGTATGGCTCCCCGGCGCAACCGAGCCGGTTGTTGCTGGCCGCCTCGCCCGTTATGGCGAGAACCTGATCTTCAACTATGGCCGCAGCTATCTTGAGCTTGAAGGGGCTATCCCCCTCTATCTACCAGAGCTGCCCTTGCAAGCTGGCGCAATCCCCCCTGAGGCAGGCCTTAGCATGGCTGGGTGCCTGCGTGATGGCGCACCAGACGCCTGGGGACGGCGTGTTATCCTGAACCGAACATTTGGCATCAAGGGCAAGGATGCTGATATCGGCGCGATTGACGAGCTGACCTATCTGCTCGAATCCGGCTCCGACCGCATTGGTGCGCAGGACTTTCAGCTGTCGCCGACGACGTATGTTCCCCGTTCGGCGCAGGACGCCACTCTGGAAGAATTACTGAGCGCTGCCGAGAAAGTCGAGAAGGGTATTCCCCTCACCCCTGAGCTGGATCAGGCGCTGTTTCATGGCAGTTCACTGGGCGGCGCACGGCCCAAGGCCATGATTGAGGATGGCGACAAGAAACTGATCGCCAAGTTCCCCTCCTCCTCTGACACCTACAATGTGGCGAAGGCGGAATTCATCGCCATGCGGCTTGCCGCCAAAACAGGATTGGAGGTTGCGCCGGTACGCCTGATCCATGTCGCCGGCAAGGACGTGCTACTGGTGGAACGCTTCGATAGGCTGCACACCGACGAAGGTTGGCAGCGCAAAGCCATGGTTTCAGCGCTGACAATATTCGGGCTCGATGAGATGATGGCCCGCTATGCCAGCTATGCCGACCTGACCGAAGTTATCCGGCATCGCTTCAGCGCGCCTAAGGACACACTGCGGGAACTGTTCAGGCGACTGGTGTTCAATATCCTGTGCGGCAACACTGACGACCATGCCCGCAATCATGCCGCATTCTGGGACGGCAAGGCGCTTACTCTGACGCCTGCCTATGACATCTGCCCGCAAAGCAGGGCAGGCAATGAGGCCAGCCAGGCCATGCTGATCACCGGCAACAATCGGCGCAGCACGCTTGCCACCTGTATGCAGGCTGCTCCCAATTTCCTGCTCGACAAACAAACCGCTGCGGGGATCATTCAGGATATGATGTCAACAGTGCGAACAGAATGGGAGGCAACCTGCAATGAGGCCAGCCTTTCAGACGTGGATCGAAACCTGTTCTGGGAACGGATCTTCCTCAACCCTTACATTTTTGAAGGCAGTGAGGGCTTCTGA
- a CDS encoding LysR substrate-binding domain-containing protein, translating to MNPAFDMDALRAVVAGIELRSFARAAVELGRSQSAISMQLKKLEQQAGTQLFVRKGRGLVPTEAGEALAAYARRIVALNDEAARALGAAMSSETVRLGLPQDFFDDVMPATLSTFAGDHPGVHVEVRAGPNHTLGDEIRAGRLDGAIVFFPQGAGGGGELLCELPMQWLAHKAFVDLTVQDRVPLVMFDHPCLFRQATLATLDRADRRWRVSVTTPSLPGIWGALRSKLGIAVRTGHGVPDDIVCAGDDLALPKLPAIELRMLRSQNATPAAHALCEALHRETIDRVAPH from the coding sequence GTGAACCCAGCCTTTGATATGGATGCACTACGTGCTGTTGTGGCCGGCATCGAATTACGCAGTTTCGCGCGGGCAGCCGTGGAGCTCGGGCGGTCGCAATCGGCGATCAGCATGCAACTCAAAAAGCTCGAGCAGCAGGCCGGCACGCAGCTTTTTGTGCGCAAGGGCAGAGGTCTGGTACCGACCGAAGCCGGGGAGGCCCTGGCCGCGTATGCCCGCCGGATCGTCGCTCTCAACGATGAAGCCGCGCGCGCATTGGGCGCGGCCATGAGCTCGGAAACCGTACGCCTGGGTCTGCCGCAGGACTTCTTCGACGATGTAATGCCGGCCACGCTGTCGACATTTGCGGGCGATCATCCCGGGGTTCACGTCGAGGTCCGCGCCGGTCCGAACCACACGCTCGGTGACGAAATCCGGGCTGGACGTCTTGACGGCGCAATTGTCTTTTTCCCGCAAGGCGCCGGCGGCGGGGGAGAGCTTCTGTGTGAATTGCCCATGCAATGGCTCGCGCACAAGGCCTTTGTGGACCTGACGGTGCAGGACCGGGTTCCGCTGGTGATGTTCGACCATCCCTGTCTGTTTCGGCAAGCGACACTTGCCACGCTCGACCGGGCGGACAGGCGCTGGCGAGTATCGGTGACGACACCAAGCTTGCCCGGCATATGGGGTGCGTTGCGTTCGAAGCTGGGAATTGCGGTGCGAACCGGACATGGTGTTCCCGACGATATCGTGTGTGCAGGCGATGATCTGGCCTTGCCAAAACTCCCGGCGATCGAACTGAGGATGCTCAGATCGCAGAACGCGACGCCGGCGGCACATGCCCTGTGCGAGGCCCTGCATCGGGAAACGATCGATCGGGTCGCCCCGCATTGA
- a CDS encoding NUDIX hydrolase, translated as MPATPHHISKALPIAATIAAVFHEERILLVRRANPPDAGRWGFPGGKIEAGEPIETAAVRELFEETGVRGQPRRVFTAVDAFDRDETGRLHRHFVLIAVLCDWIGGRPVAGDDALEARWFRLDELDDAGLALSLDVAKVARQAADIATAQDNRS; from the coding sequence ATGCCGGCAACACCACACCACATTTCCAAGGCTCTCCCAATCGCCGCCACGATTGCCGCCGTCTTCCATGAAGAACGGATTCTTCTGGTGCGCCGGGCCAATCCGCCGGATGCGGGCCGCTGGGGGTTCCCGGGCGGCAAGATCGAGGCTGGTGAGCCGATAGAAACAGCCGCCGTCCGGGAGCTCTTCGAGGAAACCGGGGTCCGTGGTCAGCCGCGTCGGGTGTTCACGGCGGTCGACGCCTTCGATCGCGACGAAACCGGCCGGCTTCACCGGCATTTCGTCCTGATCGCGGTTCTGTGCGACTGGATTGGCGGACGGCCAGTCGCCGGGGACGACGCCCTCGAGGCGAGATGGTTTCGTCTCGACGAACTGGACGACGCCGGCCTTGCCCTCAGTCTCGATGTCGCCAAGGTCGCTCGCCAGGCCGCCGACATCGCCACCGCACAGGACAACCGGTCATGA
- a CDS encoding bifunctional hydroxymethylpyrimidine kinase/phosphomethylpyrimidine kinase, producing MIAKSGHALLDEDAIAAVRERLVPLATLITPNLPEAAVLLERDDDWTAGAMHAALPDPLALGPEWVLPAGGHLEDSADSADLLYGPGGTVTLAAPRIATRNDHGTGC from the coding sequence ATGATCGCCAAGAGCGGGCATGCTCTGCTCGATGAAGATGCGATCGCCGCGGTGCGCGAACGGCTTGTGCCGCTCGCGACGCTCATCACGCCGAACCTGCCCGAAGCGGCCGTGCTGCTGGAGCGTGACGACGATTGGACGGCCGGGGCCATGCACGCGGCGCTGCCCGATCCGCTGGCTTTGGGACCGGAATGGGTGCTTCCGGCGGGCGGGCACCTGGAGGACAGCGCCGATAGTGCCGATCTCCTCTACGGTCCCGGAGGCACCGTCACCCTTGCCGCACCCCGTATCGCGACCCGCAACGATCACGGCACGGGCTGCTGA
- the thiC gene encoding phosphomethylpyrimidine synthase ThiC: MQDLSPIVTTGPLPASRRVWQRGILHPDIRVPMRELELLPTAGEPPVTVYDSSGPYTDPEAEIAIERGLPRPREAWIATRGDTELYEGRHVKPEDNGFAQGERLTPEFPVRHEPRRAKNGRAVTQLAYARAGIVTPEMEFVAIRENLGRQAAKQALERDGEAFGAEIPDFITPEFVRDEVARGRAIIPANINHPEAEPMVIGRNFLVKINANIGNSAVTSSMAEEVEKMVWAIRWGADTVMDLSTGRNIHNIRDWIIRNSPVPIGTVPLYQALEKVGGIAEALSWEVYRDTLIEQAEQGVDYFTIHAGVRLHMIPMTVDRVTGIVSRGGSIMAKWCLHHHRESFLYEHFGEICDIARAYDVSFSLGDGLRPGSIADANDKAQFAELETLGELTQIARAKDCQVMIEGPGHVPMHKIRANMDKQLEVCGEAPFYTLGPLTTDIAPGYDHITSGIGAAMIGWFGTAMLCYVTPKEHLGLPGRDDVKVGVITYKIAAHAADLAKGHPAARIRDDALSRARFEFRWEDQFNLSLDPETARSMHDETLPKEAHKVAHFCSMCGPKFCSMRISHDIRAEAQKDGMAKMAEKFREGGELYVPLEDAR; the protein is encoded by the coding sequence ATGCAAGATCTTTCCCCAATCGTCACAACAGGCCCGTTGCCCGCATCCCGGCGGGTCTGGCAGCGCGGCATCCTGCACCCGGATATCCGCGTGCCCATGCGCGAGCTCGAGTTGCTCCCGACGGCGGGCGAACCGCCCGTGACCGTCTATGACAGCTCCGGTCCCTACACAGATCCAGAGGCTGAGATCGCCATCGAGCGCGGCCTGCCGCGGCCGCGCGAAGCCTGGATCGCTACGCGGGGAGACACGGAGCTGTACGAAGGCCGTCATGTAAAGCCGGAGGACAACGGCTTTGCCCAGGGCGAGCGCCTGACGCCGGAGTTTCCGGTGCGGCACGAACCGCGGCGCGCGAAGAATGGCCGCGCCGTCACCCAGTTGGCCTATGCCCGTGCGGGCATCGTCACGCCTGAAATGGAATTCGTCGCCATCCGCGAAAACCTCGGCCGGCAGGCGGCGAAGCAGGCGCTTGAGCGCGACGGCGAGGCCTTCGGCGCCGAGATCCCGGATTTCATCACCCCGGAATTCGTCCGCGACGAGGTGGCGCGGGGCCGGGCGATCATCCCCGCCAACATCAACCACCCCGAGGCCGAGCCGATGGTGATCGGCCGCAATTTCCTCGTGAAGATCAACGCCAATATCGGCAATTCGGCCGTGACCTCCTCAATGGCCGAGGAAGTCGAGAAAATGGTCTGGGCGATCCGCTGGGGCGCCGACACGGTGATGGACCTCTCGACCGGACGCAACATCCACAATATTCGCGACTGGATCATCCGCAATTCCCCGGTGCCGATCGGCACGGTGCCGCTCTACCAGGCACTCGAAAAGGTCGGCGGCATCGCCGAGGCGCTCTCCTGGGAGGTCTATCGCGACACGCTGATCGAGCAGGCCGAGCAGGGGGTGGACTATTTCACCATCCACGCAGGCGTCAGGCTGCACATGATCCCGATGACGGTGGACCGGGTGACCGGTATTGTCAGCCGCGGCGGCTCGATCATGGCCAAATGGTGCCTACATCATCACCGCGAGAGCTTCCTCTACGAGCATTTCGGCGAGATCTGCGACATCGCGCGCGCTTACGACGTCTCGTTTTCGCTGGGCGACGGCCTGCGCCCCGGTTCAATCGCAGACGCCAACGACAAGGCGCAGTTTGCCGAGCTGGAGACGCTCGGGGAGCTGACGCAGATCGCTCGGGCCAAGGACTGCCAGGTCATGATCGAGGGCCCCGGTCACGTGCCGATGCACAAGATCAGGGCCAATATGGACAAGCAGCTCGAAGTCTGCGGAGAGGCGCCGTTCTACACGCTCGGGCCGCTGACCACCGACATCGCACCAGGCTACGACCACATCACCTCCGGCATCGGCGCGGCGATGATCGGCTGGTTCGGCACGGCAATGCTCTGCTACGTGACGCCGAAGGAGCATCTCGGGTTGCCCGGCCGGGACGACGTGAAGGTCGGCGTGATCACCTACAAGATCGCCGCCCATGCCGCCGATCTCGCCAAGGGCCATCCGGCGGCGCGGATCCGCGACGATGCACTGAGCCGCGCCCGGTTCGAGTTCCGCTGGGAGGATCAGTTCAACCTCTCGCTTGATCCCGAGACCGCCCGGTCGATGCATGACGAAACCCTGCCGAAGGAGGCACACAAGGTGGCGCATTTCTGTTCGATGTGCGGTCCGAAGTTCTGCTCCATGCGCATCAGCCACGACATTCGTGCAGAGGCCCAGAAGGACGGCATGGCGAAAATGGCCGAGAAGTTCCGCGAGGGCGGCGAACTCTACGTGCCGCTGGAGGACGCCCGATGA
- a CDS encoding NAD(P)-dependent oxidoreductase, producing the protein MALNLARAGTPLVVWNRTRNRCAPLEQAGATIASDAAEMFTRCETVILMLENDTAMDTVLDRLGPEFTSRVAGHIIVSMGTVSADYSKQLADDIRSAGGRYVEAPVSGSRKPAEAGQLVGMLAGEPEDIARLRPILAPICKELFDCGAVPAALHMKLAINTFLIAMVTGLAEAAHFARRHDLDMSRFTDILNAGPMASDVSRIKIGKLAQHDFSREAGISDVLKNNRLVVEAARDAGIASPLMDACLSLYSETEGLGFAEDDMIAVVRAIEARTERALASTGIPPHNH; encoded by the coding sequence ATGGCTCTGAACCTCGCGCGGGCCGGAACGCCGCTCGTCGTTTGGAACCGCACAAGAAATCGATGCGCCCCGCTGGAACAGGCGGGTGCCACGATTGCCTCTGACGCTGCGGAGATGTTCACGCGATGCGAAACGGTTATCCTAATGCTGGAGAACGACACGGCGATGGATACCGTACTCGATCGCCTCGGTCCGGAATTCACCTCCCGCGTCGCCGGCCATATCATCGTCTCCATGGGCACCGTGTCGGCCGACTATTCGAAGCAACTGGCCGATGACATCCGCTCCGCCGGAGGGCGCTACGTCGAAGCGCCGGTCTCGGGCTCGCGCAAGCCGGCCGAAGCCGGGCAACTGGTCGGCATGCTCGCCGGCGAGCCGGAGGATATCGCGCGCCTGCGGCCAATCCTCGCCCCGATCTGCAAGGAACTCTTCGACTGCGGCGCGGTTCCCGCCGCCCTCCACATGAAACTCGCGATCAACACCTTCCTGATCGCGATGGTCACGGGCTTGGCCGAGGCTGCCCATTTCGCCAGGCGCCATGACCTCGATATGAGTCGCTTCACCGATATTCTGAACGCGGGCCCTATGGCAAGCGACGTCTCTCGGATCAAAATCGGAAAGCTCGCGCAGCACGACTTCAGCCGCGAAGCGGGGATATCAGACGTGCTCAAGAACAACCGTCTCGTTGTAGAGGCTGCCCGTGATGCCGGTATCGCGTCGCCCCTGATGGATGCCTGCCTGTCTCTTTACAGCGAGACCGAAGGTCTTGGGTTCGCAGAAGACGACATGATAGCGGTCGTCCGCGCGATCGAGGCACGCACCGAACGCGCATTGGCCAGCACCGGGATTCCGCCACATAATCACTGA
- a CDS encoding IS3 family transposase (programmed frameshift), whose translation MKRSRFTEEQIIGILREQESGQKTADVCRRHGISEATFYKYKAKFGGMDVSDARKLKALEDENAKLKKLLAEAMLDNAMLKDVGIKKMVTPGARREAAAHLCGAHGVSQRRACAVLAIDRSSVRYRSLRPDDADLREAMRRVAGERRRFGYRRIHLMLERQGIRMNQKKLRRLYREEKLQVRKRGGRKRALGTRRPMVLPGRTNERWSLDFVSDAFTDGRRFRVLAVVDDYSRECLALVADTSLSGLRVARELDALIRLRGKPVTVVSDNGTELTSMAVLKWCQGTGVDWHYIQPGKPMQNGFVESFNGSFRDECLNETLFSSLSEARSQITAWKDDYNRNRPHSSLGNLTPHEFALKMTLQTQAA comes from the exons ATGAAGCGTTCACGGTTCACAGAAGAACAGATCATCGGGATCTTGCGGGAGCAGGAAAGCGGCCAGAAGACGGCCGATGTTTGCAGGCGGCACGGGATCTCGGAAGCCACGTTCTACAAGTACAAGGCCAAGTTTGGCGGCATGGATGTATCCGATGCCCGCAAGCTGAAGGCGCTTGAAGACGAGAACGCGAAGCTCAAGAAACTGTTGGCCGAGGCCATGCTCGACAACGCCATGCTGAAGGACGTTG GCATCAAAAAAATGGTAACGCCCGGTGCAAGGCGGGAAGCTGCGGCTCACCTGTGCGGAGCGCACGGCGTGAGCCAGCGTCGGGCGTGTGCGGTTCTGGCAATTGACCGGTCGAGTGTTCGGTATCGTAGCCTTCGACCTGATGATGCCGATTTGCGTGAAGCCATGAGACGAGTTGCCGGAGAGCGCCGGCGCTTCGGCTACAGACGCATTCACCTGATGCTGGAACGCCAGGGCATCCGAATGAACCAGAAGAAGCTGAGACGACTCTATCGCGAGGAAAAGCTGCAAGTCCGCAAACGTGGTGGCCGGAAGCGAGCTTTGGGCACCAGACGGCCGATGGTGTTGCCAGGCAGGACAAACGAGCGGTGGAGCCTGGACTTCGTGTCGGATGCCTTTACGGACGGCCGCCGTTTCCGGGTTCTGGCGGTGGTCGATGATTACAGCCGCGAGTGCCTGGCGCTTGTGGCCGATACTTCATTGTCCGGCTTGCGGGTCGCCCGTGAACTTGATGCGCTCATCCGTCTGCGTGGTAAACCGGTCACCGTGGTCTCTGACAACGGAACCGAACTTACCAGCATGGCGGTTCTCAAATGGTGTCAGGGGACTGGTGTCGACTGGCATTACATCCAGCCCGGCAAACCGATGCAGAACGGCTTCGTCGAGAGTTTCAACGGTAGCTTCAGGGATGAGTGTCTCAACGAGACGCTGTTCTCGTCGCTTTCCGAAGCCCGATCCCAAATCACCGCATGGAAGGACGACTACAACCGAAACAGACCCCACTCATCCCTGGGCAATCTCACGCCCCACGAATTCGCATTGAAAATGACATTGCAAACACAGGCCGCATAA